The genomic window CGGGATTCGGCGAAAAGCGACATTACCAAGCCCGACTTGAAACCCCTCCCCCCAGCCGACGTCGTGAAGGAGCTGAAGAACCTGCGGCAGCCGACGGTCAACCTCGACAGCGTCTACGGCGACGGGCCGACGTTTGATGCAAGCAAGCCGACCCAGGCCGGCAGAATGTACGACGGCATCAAGCTCAGGGTCGGCAAGGTTGCCCTAAATCCCGTCCCCCCTCCCGAACCCCCTCCCATCCGTGGCGTTCCCATTCCGCCCGATAAGGTCACAGGAGGCGATACTGACCCAAACCGGGATCTGCCGCGCATTGGTCCGCTGATTGAAGAGGGTGTCGTAAAGGAGCAGGACTTTCCCGAGGACCTTCGCAAGAAGTCAAATTTTAAAAACCTTGCTTTCATTGCTGATGCACGCAACGACGAGAACCTCATCATCGCGCAGTTCCACACCGCTGTCCTGCGCTTCCACAACGCCGTCGTTGAATGGGTGACGGCCAACGAGCCCAACGACTACGACGGCTGCAAGAGGAGCGACGCACAGCTATTCGAGCGAGCCCAGCAACTGACCCGCTGGCATTACCAGTGGCTCGTCGTCAACGACTTTCTGAAGACGGTTACGCTCACTGGAATCGTTGATAAAATCCTGCTCGGTAGGCCGAAGCACTACGCACCGCGCAACGGCAAGCCGTACATGCCTCTGGAGTTCTCCGTCGCAGCCTACCGCTTCGGCCACACCATGGTCCGCGCCGCCTACGACCATAACCGCAACTTTGGACGGCCCGCGCCCGGGCAGTTGCCTGTTATCGATAATGCTTCCTTCGATAACCTGTTCTTTTTCACGGGCAACGGGGACCCCGAGCCGTTCCGCGGCGGGACCGAAGTGCTGCCCTTCAACTGGATCATCGAGTGGGAACGTTTCACCGACAAGGCCAGCTTATTTCCTGACCACTTCGCGCGCAAGATCGACACTCGCCTGGCACCGCCCCTCAGGGACTTGGTGAACCAGGGCAACGCTCAGCCCAACGTAGACATCAAGGCGATCTTGAAGCGCCTGGCTAGGCGCAATCTCCTGCGCGGCTACCTTCTGAGCATCCCGACAGGGCAGAGCGTCGCGAAGGAGATGGAGATCGCTCCGTTGAGCGCGAACGAGTTGCGCCTCGGCAACAGCGGCCCGCTGAACCAGGTTCTGCAGGACAGCGGCTTCCTTGAACGGACGCCTCTATGGTTTTACGTGCTCAAGGAGGCTGAGGTGCGCGCCAACGGCAACTCGCTGGGTGATCTCGGTAGCCGCATCGTCTGCGAGACCATCATCGGACAGCTACTTAACGATCCGGAGTCCTACCTCAAGCAGCAGGGCGGCTGGGATCCCAGCAAGGGCGTGAAGTTGCCCCCCAAGACCGGCGGCGATCCAAAAGACGGCGATCTGATCGTGACCATCCGCGACTTCCTCAGGTTCGCGGGCCTCATCGCCTAACGCGGGCGTATCAGGTTCGGAACGGACGGCATCCACAAGCTGCCGTCCGTTCCGATTTCAGCGAGCAGGGAACCTTCGCAACCTCATTTTAGATCGAGCCGGGAATTTCAAATTCGGTAACGATTTAGCCTCCTGAAAAATAGATTCCTGGGGCGTCCCAAGCTCGTTTCCTCCCCACTTTTCATCGCTCCAGTTCAAGCAAGTGGCGCTTTTGTGCTTCTTCCAGCAACTTACTGAAGGAGCGAACCCATACTAAGCTTCGTTGAAGCCCGGCTTACGCCGGTTAACGCCTGCTTGACCATGTATTCCCCGACTATAGGGGCCAGGCTCGGTTTGTTTATGATATATTGGGTTTATGCCCCGCCACCCGCGTGTTCACCTCGATGGAATACCCCTGCACATCGTGCAACGCGGCCACCACCGCGAGCCGTGCTTCTTTGGGGAAGAAGACTACTTGACCTACCTGCACTGGCTCGGTGAGGCTTTGAAGGAGACACGCTGTTCGCTACACGCCTATGCCCTCATGAGCACCCACGTGCACCTGCTCCTCACCCCCAAGAGAGCAGCGGCGGTATCGAAGCTCATCATCTCGGCCGACGCTACGTGCAGTATATCAACCGGAAGTCTCGGCGTACGGGCACGCTCTGGGAGAGCCGCTACAAGTCCTCACTCATCCAGGCGAAGACGTATCTGCTCACCGGCATGCGTTACATCGAACTGAATCCCGTTCGCGCGGCGATGGTGGACGAGCCTGCACACTACCGTTCGACGGGCAGGAGGTCACGGCATTATCGCGAGGAGCGTTAATGAGCTTACGCCAACGCATGGGCATGCTGTTCCAGAGCGGCGCGCTCTTAACCGATCTCCCGGTGTTCGAAAACGTGGCCTTCCCCTTACGCGAGCACACCCGGCTGCCTGAGCCGATGATCTCGATCTGGTGCTGATGAAGCTCGAGGCGGTGGGGCTACGGGGCGCACGCGATGTTGGGCGCGGTGATCTCTATTGATCTCGGGCTGAGCGCGGTGGTTTATTTGGCGGCGATACTGTATCTACTCGCGGCCGCCTCGTGGCCGTAAACGCAATGGATGCCTCGGCCGCAAGCGGCTTATGCCGCGCTTCGATGCGGATAAATCAACAAAACCGCCCCCGGAAGCAACACCTTTTTTTGGTGTATCTGATTCCATCGCAGGATCTGGCGGACGCTGACGCGGTATTGATTCGCGATTAGCGACAGCGAATCTCCCGCCCGGATCGTGTGACGCAGGCCCGCGCGCCGCGGCTTCCCGGCAAGAACGGCGGCTAGGGAGTGAGGCGCGCTGGCCACCGCCAGAGGGGGTCTTACCGAGTGGGCGATCTTGCGCTTCAAGATATCCGCGTTTTTCACCGGCAATGTTAATCTATGCGGTCCTGTTGGGCCGGTCGCGTCCTGGATCACGCCCGGATTCAGCCACCGCAATTCGGCCACGCTCATTTGCGCCAGCGCCGCCGCCCGGGCGAGGCGGATAGGCGCGCCGATTTCGACTTCGGAAACGTAAGGCTTATTCGCGATCGGTTTGAGGCTGACGTTATACTCCGCGGGCGCGGCGACGATGCTCGACATCGCTAAGAGCTTAGGCACGAACTTTTTCGTTTCCGCCGGCAAGTCGAGCGACCAATAACTCATCGAGCGGCCCGCGCGGCGGTTGCGGTGGATGGCCGTCTGAACGGTTTTTTCTCCGCAGTTGTACGCCGCTAATGCATGCAGCCAGTCCCCCTTGAAGAGGTCATGGAGGTTCTCCAGATAATCAAGTGCCGCGTCGGTGGAAGCGAGGACATCGCGCCGTCCGTCGTACCACGCGCTCTGTCTAAGACCAAAGCGTTTTCCCGTTCCCGGGATCAACTGCCAGATGCCTGCGGCGTGGCGGGGCGAATACGCTTCCGGACGATAAGCACTCTCAATAATCGGCAACAGCACGATTTCGGTCGGCATAGCGCGCCGTTCCACCTCTACAACGATGTGATGCAGGTATGGACGCGCCCGCTCGGCCAACTGGTCGAGGTAGACCTGCCGCAGCCCCGGCCAAGACTCTTTCGATGGCGGGGACGGCTGGGGTAGCGTGAATCCCTGCCGGATCCGTTCCCAAAGATCATCGTCCGGTTCGTGGGAGAGGGGCGCTTGCGCAAGGCGTTGACTAAGGCGAGCGCGTAATTCGTCGAGGTGCCCCGAG from Pseudomonadota bacterium includes these protein-coding regions:
- a CDS encoding transglycosylase SLT domain-containing protein, whose amino-acid sequence is MRRGNHRPIIIICTPILLSGCLAVPQVEDQAQSLPPRTANPGVFDSAYRSGHLDELRARLSQRLAQAPLSHEPDDDLWERIRQGFTLPQPSPPSKESWPGLRQVYLDQLAERARPYLHHIVVEVERRAMPTEIVLLPIIESAYRPEAYSPRHAAGIWQLIPGTGKRFGLRQSAWYDGRRDVLASTDAALDYLENLHDLFKGDWLHALAAYNCGEKTVQTAIHRNRRAGRSMSYWSLDLPAETKKFVPKLLAMSSIVAAPAEYNVSLKPIANKPYVSEVEIGAPIRLARAAALAQMSVAELRWLNPGVIQDATGPTGPHRLTLPVKNADILKRKIAHSVRPPLAVASAPHSLAAVLAGKPRRAGLRHTIRAGDSLSLIANQYRVSVRQILRWNQIHQKKVLLPGAVLLIYPHRSAA
- a CDS encoding heme peroxidase family protein, whose product is MAAKREDITLLKDAVAGFARPGTAGAAVATAEPEEVLFSTPFDYLFPKLATNPAALLPADDPAKVVAGLKALGDAMVEDSLAPGEDPLQPTGNSTIPPVYTYWGQFVDHDLTANTDRDSAKSDITKPDLKPLPPADVVKELKNLRQPTVNLDSVYGDGPTFDASKPTQAGRMYDGIKLRVGKVALNPVPPPEPPPIRGVPIPPDKVTGGDTDPNRDLPRIGPLIEEGVVKEQDFPEDLRKKSNFKNLAFIADARNDENLIIAQFHTAVLRFHNAVVEWVTANEPNDYDGCKRSDAQLFERAQQLTRWHYQWLVVNDFLKTVTLTGIVDKILLGRPKHYAPRNGKPYMPLEFSVAAYRFGHTMVRAAYDHNRNFGRPAPGQLPVIDNASFDNLFFFTGNGDPEPFRGGTEVLPFNWIIEWERFTDKASLFPDHFARKIDTRLAPPLRDLVNQGNAQPNVDIKAILKRLARRNLLRGYLLSIPTGQSVAKEMEIAPLSANELRLGNSGPLNQVLQDSGFLERTPLWFYVLKEAEVRANGNSLGDLGSRIVCETIIGQLLNDPESYLKQQGGWDPSKGVKLPPKTGGDPKDGDLIVTIRDFLRFAGLIA
- a CDS encoding transposase, which translates into the protein MPRHPRVHLDGIPLHIVQRGHHREPCFFGEEDYLTYLHWLGEALKETRCSLHAYALMSTHVHLLLTPKRAAAVSKLIISADATCSISTGSLGVRARSGRAATSPHSSRRRRICSPACVTSN